From the genome of Acinetobacter lwoffii, one region includes:
- a CDS encoding efflux RND transporter permease subunit — MSTETPQIPDHESVKPEGLFDRLIQFSIHNAIWVMLFIAAWIAIGIYSYQKLPIDAVPDITNTQVQINTSANGFTALEMEQRITYPIENAMSGMPKMEQTRSISRYGLSQVTIIFEDGTDIYWARQLINQRLQEAMGEMPEDVQPNMSPISTGLGEIYQWVIKAEPNAKKPDGTPYSAMDLREIQDWIVRPQLQRVKGVAEINSIGGFNKTYVVAPDLNRLQQLQIPLSDLQTALTENNENRGAGYIEKNGQQLTVRVPGTLNTIEDIQNISIANKNGYPIRVADVANVSIGHDLRTGAATYNGEETVLGIAMMMMGENSRTVAQAIDEKVQSIQQSLPKGVVIETVYDRTHLVDRAIKTVQKNLIEGAILVIVILFLFLGNFRAALITACVIPLSMLFTLTGMAEQKISANLMSLGALDFGIIIDGAVVIVENCIRRLAEAQKLKGGLLSRSERFKEVFLAAKQARRPLIFGQLIILVVYLPIFTLTGVEAKLFHPMAMTVVLALIGAMILSVTFVPAAVALFVTGEVKETESRWMHWLKTKYELLLDKAYELRLFVTIVAACILVLTGVLATQTGSEFAPQLGEGDFAVQQMRSPSTGLEQSLRMQENTEKLLLKEFPEIKAIFARTGTAEVATDVMPPNISDGVVLLKPHDEWPDPKQTIDELRQRMITFLATLPGNNSEFSQPIELRFNELISGVRSDVGVKLFGDDMEILNREANKISQKINSISGATAVNVEQTSGLPLLNVEVDKSRAAQYGLSVRAIQDLVATSVGGQNVGTILQGDKRFDFVIRLDESQRSPEQLAVLPIQLPNGGLVQLQDVARVENILGINQVSRENGKRRVVITANVEGRDLGSFVTELQSTLSKQELPSGYWIDYGGQFQNLMSAKARMQLVVPLALLTIFILLMAVFHNIKESLLVFSGVPFALCGGLIALWLRDIPLSMSAGVGFIALSGVAVLNGLVMLTFIKELRQQYDLYYATWQGAILRLRPVLMTACVASLGFVPMALATGTGAEVQRPLATVVIGGIISSTLLTLVLLPVLYRWMNEKKVS, encoded by the coding sequence ATGAGCACTGAAACTCCTCAAATTCCAGACCACGAATCGGTAAAACCTGAAGGACTGTTTGATCGACTGATCCAGTTTTCTATCCATAACGCAATCTGGGTCATGCTGTTTATTGCGGCTTGGATTGCTATTGGTATTTATAGTTATCAAAAGTTACCGATTGATGCTGTACCAGATATTACCAATACTCAGGTGCAGATTAACACTTCAGCCAATGGTTTTACGGCTTTAGAAATGGAACAGCGGATTACATATCCAATCGAGAATGCCATGTCAGGCATGCCGAAAATGGAACAAACCCGTTCGATTTCACGCTACGGCTTATCGCAAGTGACCATCATTTTTGAAGATGGCACGGATATTTACTGGGCCAGACAGCTTATCAACCAGCGCTTGCAAGAAGCAATGGGAGAAATGCCTGAAGATGTGCAACCTAACATGTCGCCTATTTCGACAGGTTTAGGTGAAATCTATCAATGGGTGATTAAAGCCGAACCAAATGCTAAAAAGCCGGATGGAACCCCTTATTCGGCGATGGATTTACGTGAAATTCAGGATTGGATTGTAAGACCGCAATTACAGCGCGTAAAAGGCGTTGCTGAGATCAACAGTATCGGTGGCTTTAATAAAACCTATGTGGTTGCCCCTGATCTGAACCGATTGCAACAATTGCAAATTCCTTTGTCTGATTTACAAACTGCCTTAACAGAAAATAATGAAAACCGTGGTGCTGGCTATATTGAGAAAAATGGACAACAGCTAACGGTTCGTGTTCCCGGCACTTTAAACACGATTGAAGATATCCAGAACATCAGTATTGCCAATAAAAACGGCTATCCGATTCGGGTGGCAGATGTCGCCAATGTCTCAATTGGTCATGACTTAAGAACAGGGGCTGCAACCTATAATGGTGAAGAAACTGTATTGGGTATTGCCATGATGATGATGGGAGAAAATAGCCGTACCGTTGCTCAAGCCATTGATGAAAAGGTGCAATCGATCCAGCAATCGCTACCTAAAGGTGTGGTGATTGAGACTGTGTATGACCGTACGCATTTGGTTGATCGGGCGATCAAAACCGTTCAGAAAAATTTGATTGAGGGTGCAATCCTCGTCATTGTTATTTTATTTCTCTTTCTAGGTAATTTCCGTGCTGCGCTGATCACGGCTTGCGTTATTCCACTGTCAATGCTGTTTACCTTGACGGGAATGGCAGAGCAGAAGATTAGTGCAAATCTGATGAGTTTAGGGGCACTGGACTTCGGTATTATTATTGATGGTGCAGTGGTTATTGTAGAAAACTGTATCCGTCGGCTAGCAGAAGCTCAGAAGCTGAAAGGTGGTTTACTTAGCCGTTCTGAAAGATTTAAAGAAGTCTTCTTGGCTGCAAAACAGGCGCGTCGTCCTCTGATTTTTGGACAGTTAATTATTTTGGTGGTTTATCTACCTATCTTTACCCTGACGGGTGTAGAAGCCAAACTTTTCCATCCTATGGCAATGACTGTTGTACTGGCTTTAATTGGGGCCATGATTTTATCTGTCACTTTTGTGCCAGCCGCAGTTGCCCTATTTGTCACTGGAGAAGTCAAGGAAACCGAAAGTCGCTGGATGCATTGGCTTAAAACCAAATATGAACTGCTTTTAGATAAAGCCTATGAGCTTCGTTTATTTGTGACTATTGTGGCTGCCTGTATTTTAGTGCTTACGGGCGTGCTAGCCACTCAAACAGGTAGCGAGTTTGCACCTCAACTGGGTGAAGGTGATTTTGCTGTTCAGCAAATGCGTTCCCCAAGTACAGGGTTAGAACAGTCACTGAGAATGCAGGAAAATACTGAAAAGTTACTGTTGAAAGAATTTCCTGAAATTAAAGCGATCTTTGCCCGTACCGGTACAGCAGAAGTGGCCACAGATGTTATGCCACCCAACATTTCAGATGGCGTGGTACTGTTAAAACCTCATGATGAATGGCCTGATCCAAAACAAACGATTGATGAGCTTCGCCAAAGAATGATTACTTTCTTAGCGACATTGCCGGGAAATAACAGTGAGTTCTCGCAACCCATTGAACTGCGCTTTAACGAGTTAATTTCAGGGGTGCGAAGTGATGTGGGTGTCAAATTATTTGGTGATGACATGGAGATTCTAAATCGCGAAGCGAATAAAATTTCTCAAAAAATTAACTCAATTTCAGGCGCGACAGCCGTTAATGTAGAACAGACCAGTGGCTTACCCTTGTTGAATGTAGAGGTGGATAAGTCCAGAGCTGCACAATATGGCTTGTCGGTAAGAGCAATTCAGGATCTGGTAGCTACAAGTGTCGGTGGCCAGAATGTTGGAACAATTTTACAGGGAGACAAGCGTTTTGATTTTGTCATCCGTCTAGATGAATCCCAGCGTAGTCCTGAACAGTTAGCGGTACTTCCTATTCAATTGCCGAATGGTGGTTTAGTCCAACTGCAAGATGTGGCACGCGTTGAAAATATCCTGGGTATTAATCAGGTCAGCCGTGAAAATGGTAAACGTCGAGTGGTTATTACTGCAAATGTAGAAGGACGTGATTTAGGCTCATTCGTAACAGAGCTTCAGAGCACGTTATCCAAACAGGAATTACCAAGCGGTTATTGGATAGATTATGGCGGTCAATTTCAAAATCTGATGTCTGCAAAAGCGCGTATGCAATTGGTGGTTCCGCTCGCATTGTTGACGATCTTTATTTTATTGATGGCTGTATTCCATAATATCAAAGAAAGCTTACTGGTCTTTAGTGGTGTACCGTTTGCCTTATGTGGAGGCTTAATCGCGTTGTGGTTGCGTGACATTCCATTATCCATGTCAGCAGGGGTTGGCTTCATTGCACTATCGGGGGTGGCTGTACTGAATGGCTTAGTCATGCTCACCTTTATCAAAGAGTTGCGACAACAATATGACCTTTATTATGCAACGTGGCAGGGTGCAATTTTGCGTCTTAGACCTGTGCTGATGACCGCTTGTGTGGCGTCCCTTGGGTTTGTCCCGATGGCTTTGGCAACCGGAACTGGGGCAGAAGTACAGAGACCTTTAGCAACAGTGGTTATTGGAGGAATTATCTCCTCTACCCTGCTTACATTGGTTTTATTGCCCGTACTGTACCGCTGGATGAATGAAAAGAAAGTTTCTTAA
- a CDS encoding cation diffusion facilitator family transporter, whose protein sequence is MSEHHDHSHAVVTEENSKKLMFALGLTTTFLIVEVVAAFITQSLALLSDAAHMFTDVAALAIALAAIKIGKKAADDKRTFGYQRFEILAALFNAVMLFVVAIYIVYEAYQRFTNPAEIQSVEMMIVAVIGLVVNLISMKILSASAEGSLNIKGAYLEVLSDALGSIGVIIGGIVIYFTQWMWVDTVIAVLIGFWVLPRTWILLKQSINILLEGVPDEIDIESLRNDLLKLEGVEGIHQLKVWAISSKNIHLTAHLVAPNSDTDQLYQKALEVLKHNHNITEITLQIESKECNTLEQHKH, encoded by the coding sequence ATGTCAGAACATCATGATCATAGCCATGCGGTTGTTACTGAAGAAAATAGTAAGAAGTTAATGTTTGCTTTGGGTTTAACGACTACTTTTTTAATAGTAGAAGTTGTCGCTGCTTTTATTACCCAAAGTTTGGCTTTGTTATCTGATGCAGCTCATATGTTTACTGATGTAGCCGCTTTAGCTATTGCTCTTGCCGCTATCAAAATTGGTAAAAAAGCCGCAGATGATAAAAGAACTTTTGGCTATCAGCGATTTGAAATTTTAGCGGCTCTGTTTAATGCGGTGATGCTTTTTGTGGTAGCAATATATATTGTATATGAAGCTTATCAACGTTTTACGAACCCTGCTGAAATTCAAAGTGTTGAAATGATGATTGTCGCGGTCATTGGTTTGGTCGTAAATTTGATTTCAATGAAAATCCTTTCTGCTAGTGCTGAAGGAAGTCTAAATATAAAAGGTGCATATTTAGAAGTTCTTAGTGATGCTCTAGGATCGATAGGCGTGATTATCGGAGGAATAGTTATTTATTTTACCCAGTGGATGTGGGTTGATACCGTAATCGCTGTGTTAATTGGCTTCTGGGTCTTACCTCGAACTTGGATTTTATTAAAACAAAGTATTAATATTCTGCTTGAAGGAGTTCCTGATGAGATTGATATTGAGTCGTTAAGAAATGATTTATTGAAGCTAGAGGGCGTTGAAGGGATTCATCAGTTGAAAGTCTGGGCTATATCCTCAAAAAATATTCATTTAACTGCTCATTTGGTTGCTCCTAATAGCGATACAGATCAACTCTATCAAAAGGCCTTAGAAGTTCTAAAACATAATCATAATATTACTGAAATTACGTTACAAATAGAAAGTAAGGAATGTAATACATTGGAACAGCATAAACATTAA